Genomic DNA from Paenibacillus donghaensis:
CAAGATGACATGGTCATAGACTTCCAACAGTTTCTGTTCTCTGGCAACATCAATGCTCCAGTCAGGATACTCTCGGTAAATCTCATGAAGTGTAATATCGTTTGGATATAGTAGCAGTTCTTCTTTCCAGCGTTGGTTTACCCGTGAAGTCTCAAGGTTCGGGTGCGCCAAAATTACCAATGTGTTCATTATGAAATCTCCCTTCTCAGAGCCTGTATTCATTATGCAGCAGGTTTAAAAAAAAGAAAATACAGACAATAAAGTAAGAAGGTTACTTCAAGGTGTGTACTGGATCCAGGATAAGATATATGCAACAATGAGTTTTTAAACCGTTTTTACAAAATTGCACTAGAGGTGTTATGTCATGAAGCAATATCATTTGGGCATAGAGGCAACACTTGAAATCATCGGCGGCAAGTGGAAAGCGCTGATTATCTGCTTATTGATGTCCGGTGCAAAAAGAACAAGCGAATTACAGCGCAATATTCACGGCATTTCACAAAAGGTTCTGATCCAGCAGCTTCGGGAGCTTGAGAAGGATGGACTTGTCAGAAGAAATGTATACCCACAGATGCCGCCAAAAGTCGAGTACAGCCTCACGGAATATGGAGTTACAGCCAATAAGATTGTTGACGTGATGTGTACTTGGGGGAAAGAGAATATCAAAATGAGACAATTGCAGGGCGAAGATATCCTTCTGCTGGAGGAGAAGCTACCGGAGGACGTTAGGGAATATTTGTCGTGAAGGATTCGTATTCTTTCATTAAGCCGACTACATATTTGTAGTTGTGCTCTAAGCAGAAATCCAAATTTTTAATAAAAGTCTTCCATTCTCTGATGTTGAACGGGATTTGTGACTTTACAATTTGGCCGTCTTTTGCTAAGGGCGCTCAAGCTTAATGGTGGAGAAGGTAGCCATCAATTTGATTGACGCCAGAATTCCGGATAATGAAGGGAATCAGCCTATTGATGAGTCTATACAGGCCGAAGGGGACAATGCATATTTTGCAACGGTTCCGGTAAAAGCGATGGTAGCTAATATTAGAAAGCATGGAATACCGGCAACGCTCTCCTTCTCAGCGGGAACGTTTGTTTGCAATTATATAATGTATGAGGTGCTGCATAACATAGCCAACCAGCATGACGGAGTACGAGCAGGATTTATACATGTGCCGTTCCTGCCGGAGCAGGCAGTGGGCAGAGCAGATGGAACGGCAAGCATGCCGCTGGAAACCATTGCAAAGGGATTGGAATACGCGATAGCAGCCATAGTGGAGATGAAAGAAGAACCTAACGAAACTATGGGAACCCTAATGTCGGGTGATTGAAGTCGCTGATGAATGAAGTATTTGTTAAATCGAAAGTATGGGTCGGAACTGGTTAGCGGGGATATTGTGAAGGCAGTGGGACTGTTTGATGATCTCCGGTATCATTTATCATTTCATGAACATAGAGCCTTGGTCTCTTAACAGTTCTTTCGATTTCAGATTGATGATCAGCTCCTCGACGGCCGAGCAGCTTGCTAATCCGCATATGACAATAAGGGTTGCAGTGAGTCCGAACAGACTGTACAGAAACGGGAAGCTGAACAGCATCAGCCCGGTTGCCTTGTTCGCATAGGTGTGAAGGAAGGATAATGCGCGGTATTTGATATATCCGACCAGCAAAGAGCCCAGGCGTACCAGCGTGACAGCGGCGATCCAGCAGATGATCCACAAGGGCAGAGAAAGAAGCGGCAGGAAGACAGCCAGCAGAGCGGCTGTAAAAACAGCGTCGGCGATACTGTCTACATTGGCCCCCAAAGGGCTGGCGCTGTTGGTTCTTCTTGCGGTATATCCATCGAGTACATCACTGATCCCGCACACAATATAGATGCCAAAAAACATGGCGGATAACGGCTGCACCATAAGCAGCAGGAGGGAGCAAAGTATCCTCAGCGCGGAGAGGGCATTGGGTATATGTTTTTGGATGCGGACCACCTCAATCGTGAATACTTACCGATAAAAATTCTAATTTGCAGCGTCACCAAGCCT
This window encodes:
- a CDS encoding CDP-alcohol phosphatidyltransferase family protein — protein: MVRIQKHIPNALSALRILCSLLLLMVQPLSAMFFGIYIVCGISDVLDGYTARRTNSASPLGANVDSIADAVFTAALLAVFLPLLSLPLWIICWIAAVTLVRLGSLLVGYIKYRALSFLHTYANKATGLMLFSFPFLYSLFGLTATLIVICGLASCSAVEELIINLKSKELLRDQGSMFMK
- a CDS encoding winged helix-turn-helix transcriptional regulator is translated as MKQYHLGIEATLEIIGGKWKALIICLLMSGAKRTSELQRNIHGISQKVLIQQLRELEKDGLVRRNVYPQMPPKVEYSLTEYGVTANKIVDVMCTWGKENIKMRQLQGEDILLLEEKLPEDVREYLS